In one Thermanaerovibrio velox DSM 12556 genomic region, the following are encoded:
- a CDS encoding CRISPR-associated endonuclease Cas3'': MAIEIGGNVLGFWHDLGKFLPAWQGYIRKETGYDVEAHLETLGGKVQHSRAGAVLAFKKLRKCPAVARVLAYPIAGHHTGLPDWDYESAGGETLQERIFDPRDLNPDEKKLETRDIDQIEREPQAIEFLDKPIPKSAPMSVEKPLRGKPRESLHLWVRMLFSCLVDADYLDTESFMDRDKSLERSGYASLAELKDRFDRYIDYKQRHAKDTLINRRRREILSKCRQKAELEPGIFTLTVPTGGGKTLSSMAFALEHALAHGKRRIVYAIPYTSIIEQTAKVFKYGTDRDEEIEEMVNRGVPGLFGEENVLEHHSNLDPDRESPRSRLAAENWDAPIIVTTNVQFFESLFACKPSSCRRLHNIVNSIVILDEAQLLPPEFLRPILSVMRSLVDHFGVTFVLCTATQPALTGKIGAGQAEFEGLDGTVEIIDTPPW, translated from the coding sequence TTGGCAATAGAGATTGGGGGGAACGTGTTGGGTTTTTGGCATGATTTGGGAAAGTTCCTTCCGGCTTGGCAGGGCTATATCCGTAAAGAGACTGGGTATGATGTGGAAGCACACCTGGAGACGCTTGGTGGTAAGGTTCAGCATAGCAGGGCAGGGGCGGTTCTGGCCTTTAAAAAGCTAAGGAAGTGTCCCGCGGTTGCCCGTGTTCTTGCCTATCCGATAGCGGGGCATCATACCGGGTTGCCCGATTGGGACTATGAGTCCGCCGGGGGAGAGACGCTTCAGGAGCGTATTTTTGATCCCCGTGATTTAAACCCTGACGAGAAGAAACTTGAAACGCGGGATATTGACCAGATAGAAAGGGAGCCCCAAGCGATAGAGTTCTTAGACAAACCTATCCCGAAGTCTGCCCCCATGAGTGTGGAGAAGCCGTTGCGGGGTAAGCCTAGGGAGAGCCTGCATCTTTGGGTGCGAATGCTTTTCTCCTGTCTTGTGGATGCGGATTATCTCGACACAGAAAGTTTCATGGACCGGGATAAGAGCTTGGAGCGGTCCGGTTACGCCTCTTTAGCGGAATTAAAAGATCGCTTTGACCGTTACATAGATTATAAGCAGAGACATGCCAAAGATACTTTAATCAATAGAAGGCGCAGGGAAATTCTTTCTAAATGCCGACAGAAGGCTGAGCTGGAGCCTGGGATCTTTACGTTGACGGTTCCAACTGGTGGGGGTAAGACCCTTTCCTCGATGGCTTTTGCGCTGGAACACGCGCTTGCGCATGGCAAGCGTAGGATCGTTTATGCGATTCCATATACTAGCATCATTGAGCAAACTGCTAAGGTTTTCAAGTATGGCACTGACAGGGACGAGGAAATTGAAGAGATGGTAAATAGGGGCGTCCCTGGTTTGTTTGGAGAGGAAAACGTTCTTGAGCATCACAGCAACCTTGACCCGGACAGGGAGAGCCCTAGGAGCCGTTTGGCTGCGGAGAATTGGGATGCTCCTATAATCGTGACCACGAACGTGCAGTTTTTTGAATCCCTCTTTGCCTGTAAGCCATCGTCCTGCCGGAGGCTTCACAACATAGTCAACAGTATCGTCATCCTAGATGAGGCTCAGCTGCTTCCTCCAGAGTTTCTAAGGCCCATCCTATCGGTTATGAGAAGCCTTGTGGATCATTTCGGAGTTACCTTTGTGCTTTGTACTGCCACGCAGCCGGCGTTGACGGGCAAGATAGGGGCGGGGCAGGCGGAATTTGAAGGTCTGGATGGAACTGTGGAGATCATTGATACCCCCCCTTGGTAG
- a CDS encoding AAA family ATPase gives MSSLEARLMGPFRIYMDGTETALPFKKAYGLLAYVLVNRRVQRTRLEDMFWGDYDSNRASGSLRNALYELKRHLPQGAVLVDRLWVIRGEGWKVDLDGVLQGSFPPFPRGEFLEGLSLPDCPLFEEWVESMRMDLSERVRRFLLAGSRDHGDQVRLSGLWGLFNRSPWDEHLALGLMDCLVALGRPGDALRVFSRLRAALNDEGDEPSEDSVALRDRAVALMMERSSLVGRDLELRRALEFAGASDPAVLWFFGQAGVGKTSFAKELARLYGAPALWARPVMGKLPLWPFEDLLRGLMAKDLMDREALSSPLLMRLGQVFPSLGVRRSDFQPVDSRSIGVMVFQLLGMVCRGNRGLWVIFDDLHRFDEASMDALEGFLSYMTPRCGIRVALISRRGDGPLRRFLRSLKMRGDLGLLEVELEPLSPQDTGKLFERLSQRALGEAELAELYSRTAGVPLFVEDAAKGASSVGQMFVGAVEGLMGDLADDEWSLMEVLAVLDGPVGLEELRSIASLEGQGFMKALGSLETLRLIRIEDGPEGPLVDVYHGLFRECIYLSMDVSRRMELHALAGEVFCRKEDPFSSMRAAHHMRKGGNLKGELEVRLKDLERHMELHYELFPLLPDSLLGPSSFYGTREATEEMLEECRSLMSAIGVGDELASRYAMIKGGFLLWWGEYQRGVEMTARGAEMSMKAGDLDVLAGCLRRLGYFYIQVENPVRLEEAALKLRDLKPRSIPLKGLSLRFMGLSRMFSLDLHGALRFFEESAAEFEMLTEMGSPHELNRLAAGIYEGECLFLLGRRGDGMARVQECLEAVRSRGFMRVEPFALSVLVRLKYLAGDMDGAFGHAEEALGIFSAMPWVRHDPSVLAVAALHRGLEGRMEEAGALIDRSLSALSIGKPSWRRFVQEVLLRFQELPGGESRF, from the coding sequence ATGAGCTCCTTGGAAGCCCGTCTCATGGGGCCCTTCCGCATATACATGGACGGAACGGAGACGGCGCTTCCCTTCAAGAAGGCCTATGGCCTCTTGGCTTACGTCCTGGTCAATCGGAGGGTTCAGCGGACCCGTCTTGAGGATATGTTCTGGGGAGACTACGACAGCAACCGGGCGTCCGGGAGCCTCAGGAATGCCCTTTATGAGTTGAAAAGGCATCTTCCCCAAGGTGCCGTCCTGGTGGACCGGCTATGGGTCATCCGGGGTGAGGGTTGGAAGGTGGACCTGGACGGTGTTTTGCAGGGTTCCTTCCCCCCATTTCCCCGGGGTGAGTTCCTGGAGGGGTTGAGCCTCCCGGACTGTCCCCTCTTTGAGGAGTGGGTTGAGTCCATGAGGATGGACCTGTCGGAGCGGGTTAGGCGCTTTCTCCTGGCTGGTTCTCGGGATCACGGGGATCAGGTCCGTCTTTCGGGGCTTTGGGGGCTCTTCAACCGGTCCCCTTGGGACGAGCACTTGGCGTTGGGGCTCATGGACTGTCTTGTCGCCCTGGGTCGTCCCGGGGATGCCCTTAGGGTCTTTTCGCGCCTTAGGGCGGCGTTGAACGACGAGGGGGATGAGCCCTCAGAGGATTCGGTGGCTCTGAGGGACCGGGCGGTGGCCCTCATGATGGAGAGGTCAAGCCTGGTGGGAAGGGACCTGGAGCTGAGGAGGGCATTGGAGTTCGCCGGTGCTTCCGATCCAGCGGTCCTTTGGTTTTTCGGACAGGCGGGGGTTGGGAAGACCAGTTTCGCCAAGGAGCTTGCCCGGCTTTACGGGGCCCCTGCGCTTTGGGCGAGGCCCGTTATGGGCAAGCTTCCCCTTTGGCCCTTCGAGGACCTCCTGAGGGGATTGATGGCCAAGGATCTCATGGACCGGGAGGCCTTATCCTCCCCCCTTCTCATGCGGCTTGGGCAGGTGTTCCCCTCCCTGGGGGTGAGGAGGTCGGACTTCCAGCCCGTGGACTCCCGTTCCATAGGGGTCATGGTGTTCCAGCTCCTGGGCATGGTTTGCCGGGGGAATCGGGGGCTTTGGGTCATATTCGACGACCTGCATAGGTTTGACGAGGCCTCCATGGATGCGCTGGAGGGTTTCCTTAGCTACATGACCCCCCGCTGCGGCATCAGGGTGGCGCTCATATCCCGGCGGGGTGATGGGCCCCTGAGGCGGTTTCTAAGGTCCCTTAAGATGAGGGGGGATTTAGGGCTCCTGGAGGTGGAGCTTGAGCCCTTGAGCCCCCAGGACACGGGGAAGCTATTCGAGAGGCTTTCCCAGAGGGCGTTGGGGGAGGCGGAGCTGGCGGAGCTTTACAGCAGGACCGCTGGGGTTCCCCTGTTCGTTGAGGACGCCGCCAAGGGTGCTTCCTCTGTAGGTCAGATGTTCGTGGGTGCCGTGGAGGGCCTCATGGGGGATCTCGCCGACGACGAGTGGTCGTTAATGGAGGTCCTGGCGGTCCTTGATGGCCCCGTGGGGCTGGAGGAGCTTCGATCCATCGCTTCGCTGGAGGGGCAGGGCTTCATGAAGGCCCTTGGTTCCCTTGAGACCCTGAGGCTGATCCGCATTGAGGACGGCCCAGAGGGCCCGTTGGTGGACGTGTATCACGGGCTCTTCCGGGAGTGCATATACCTGTCCATGGATGTGTCGAGGCGGATGGAGCTCCATGCCCTGGCGGGGGAGGTTTTCTGCCGCAAGGAGGACCCGTTCTCCTCCATGAGGGCGGCCCATCACATGAGGAAGGGCGGCAACCTCAAGGGGGAGCTGGAGGTGCGTCTTAAGGACCTGGAGCGGCACATGGAGCTTCACTACGAGCTGTTTCCCCTGCTGCCGGACTCGCTGCTTGGGCCCTCCAGCTTTTACGGCACCAGGGAGGCCACGGAGGAGATGCTGGAGGAGTGCAGGTCCCTCATGTCCGCCATCGGCGTCGGTGATGAGCTTGCCTCCCGGTATGCGATGATCAAGGGGGGTTTCCTCCTCTGGTGGGGGGAGTACCAAAGGGGGGTTGAGATGACCGCCCGAGGGGCTGAGATGTCCATGAAGGCGGGGGACCTTGACGTCCTGGCGGGATGCTTAAGGCGGCTTGGTTACTTCTACATACAGGTGGAGAACCCCGTTAGGCTGGAGGAGGCGGCCCTTAAGCTGCGGGACCTGAAGCCCCGGTCGATCCCCCTTAAGGGCCTTTCCCTCCGGTTTATGGGGCTTTCCAGGATGTTCTCCCTGGATCTGCATGGGGCGCTTAGGTTCTTCGAGGAGTCCGCCGCGGAGTTTGAGATGCTGACGGAGATGGGCAGCCCTCACGAGCTCAATCGTTTGGCCGCTGGGATTTACGAGGGGGAGTGCTTGTTCCTCCTGGGGAGACGGGGGGATGGGATGGCCAGGGTCCAGGAGTGCCTGGAGGCCGTTAGATCCAGGGGCTTCATGAGGGTTGAGCCCTTCGCCCTCTCCGTATTGGTCAGGCTCAAGTACCTGGCGGGGGATATGGATGGGGCCTTTGGGCACGCGGAAGAGGCCTTGGGGATCTTCTCGGCGATGCCCTGGGTGAGGCATGACCCATCGGTGCTTGCGGTGGCGGCCCTTCACAGGGGGCTGGAGGGGAGGATGGAGGAGGCTGGAGCGCTGATTGACCGATCCCTTTCCGCCCTTTCCATAGGCAAGCCCTCCTGGAGGCGTTTCGTGCAGGAAGTGTTGCTGCGGTTTCAGGAGCTGCCCGGCGGGGAGTCAAGGTTTTAA
- a CDS encoding formimidoylglutamase encodes MDLFDLLTPPDRGLFFSKGDPKDPRMGELVVPVTEGGIEAFDVVIVGMPDDRGVRANKGRPGARLAPDAVRRAFYRFTPGFAPSLGELKIADVGNVKVDGLTIEEAHDALRRVVRWVVSCGVIPIVIGGGHDNSYPGLWGLAEGLGLGEGELGVVNVDQHLDVRDLSWGGITSGTPFYRSLEEMPMRAVSPKNFVEYAIQEAHNSPYYYDWLSDRHATVMTFDEIQGRPMETFIKALQIAGRGTRAIAVSVDIDSVRSTDAPGASAVSPNGLSSHELNKVAYLAGRSYKVKYLDIMEISPPLDQDQRTASLGADVIFRFLKGMCERR; translated from the coding sequence TTGGACCTGTTTGATCTTTTGACCCCCCCGGATCGGGGCCTTTTCTTCAGCAAGGGGGATCCCAAGGACCCTCGGATGGGGGAGCTGGTGGTGCCGGTAACGGAGGGCGGCATTGAGGCCTTTGACGTGGTCATTGTTGGAATGCCCGATGACCGGGGCGTAAGGGCCAACAAGGGCCGTCCCGGAGCCCGGCTGGCGCCGGACGCGGTTAGGAGGGCTTTCTACCGCTTTACCCCTGGGTTTGCCCCCTCCCTTGGGGAGCTGAAGATAGCCGACGTGGGCAACGTGAAAGTGGACGGGTTGACCATAGAGGAGGCCCACGATGCGCTCCGCAGGGTGGTCAGATGGGTGGTCTCCTGCGGGGTCATACCAATCGTGATAGGCGGGGGGCACGACAACAGCTACCCCGGCCTTTGGGGGCTGGCGGAGGGGCTTGGCCTTGGGGAAGGGGAGCTGGGGGTGGTCAACGTGGACCAGCACCTGGACGTCAGGGACCTCTCTTGGGGCGGCATAACCAGCGGCACCCCCTTCTATCGTTCCCTGGAGGAGATGCCCATGAGGGCCGTGAGCCCCAAGAACTTCGTGGAGTACGCTATACAGGAGGCCCATAACTCCCCCTATTACTATGACTGGCTCTCCGATAGGCACGCCACGGTGATGACCTTCGACGAGATCCAGGGGCGTCCCATGGAGACCTTCATAAAGGCCCTTCAGATAGCCGGAAGGGGAACCCGGGCCATAGCGGTTTCGGTGGACATCGACTCGGTTAGGAGCACCGATGCTCCCGGGGCATCCGCGGTGTCCCCCAACGGCCTTTCCTCCCACGAGCTCAACAAGGTGGCGTACCTGGCGGGCCGAAGCTACAAGGTGAAGTACTTGGACATAATGGAGATAAGCCCTCCCCTAGACCAGGACCAGAGGACCGCCTCCCTTGGGGCGGATGTGATCTTTCGCTTTCTAAAGGGGATGTGCGAGCGCCGATGA
- a CDS encoding YbaK/EbsC family protein, producing MTGAVRDFVPSQNPPAKVKDPGLISIVTSGKGAYNAKEGRLLLLPIGLSERRALMGVLEGWISSMGGVVCGGAGSFQHLKSLAERYVRDHGLLTWGTVGEDLCLAVQFGEGAAGEPKSPPFGWVRPVPEVFEGGLRYLWTVPAAQGAMNCGEVLECSSCGGFFSPHHPLASQETELPASCDFPPAEEVYTPSVSTIEDLCSFLGVRPEDTIKTVAVMDQEGERAAALLLPGHMSLSYPKASRALKFKAQMASERVVERVFGDCAGFLGPVGIMRPVTIIAHESLRFSRPMVAGANRRDRHLANLVPLRDFTPEFADLAALSEGDRCPSCGGDLRGRLARVVGECVIPDDPGDLGFVCSSREGRVQYRPSALYRVDLEALHLALEEMGVGPV from the coding sequence TTGACCGGTGCTGTCAGAGATTTCGTGCCCTCCCAGAACCCACCGGCGAAGGTGAAGGATCCGGGGCTTATCTCGATCGTGACCTCCGGCAAGGGGGCTTACAACGCCAAGGAGGGGCGTCTTCTGCTTTTGCCCATTGGGCTTTCGGAGCGCAGGGCCTTGATGGGCGTCCTGGAGGGTTGGATATCCTCCATGGGAGGGGTTGTGTGCGGAGGGGCTGGGAGCTTCCAGCACCTGAAGAGCCTGGCGGAGCGGTACGTGCGGGACCATGGTCTTCTAACCTGGGGCACCGTGGGGGAGGACCTGTGTCTGGCGGTGCAGTTCGGTGAAGGTGCCGCGGGGGAGCCCAAGTCCCCGCCGTTTGGTTGGGTGAGGCCGGTGCCCGAGGTCTTCGAGGGGGGATTGAGGTACCTTTGGACGGTTCCTGCGGCGCAGGGGGCCATGAACTGCGGGGAGGTCTTGGAGTGTTCGTCCTGCGGCGGTTTTTTCTCCCCCCACCACCCCTTGGCGTCCCAGGAGACGGAGTTGCCGGCTTCCTGTGACTTCCCCCCGGCGGAGGAGGTCTACACCCCCTCGGTTTCCACCATAGAGGACCTGTGCTCGTTCCTGGGGGTAAGGCCTGAGGACACCATAAAGACCGTGGCGGTGATGGACCAAGAGGGTGAGCGGGCGGCGGCGCTCCTGCTGCCGGGGCACATGAGCCTGTCGTACCCCAAGGCCTCGCGGGCCCTCAAGTTCAAGGCTCAGATGGCTTCTGAGCGGGTGGTGGAGAGGGTCTTCGGGGACTGTGCCGGTTTTTTGGGGCCCGTTGGGATTATGAGGCCGGTGACTATAATAGCCCATGAATCCCTTAGGTTTTCCCGTCCCATGGTGGCGGGGGCTAACCGGCGGGATAGGCACTTGGCGAACCTGGTGCCCCTCAGGGACTTCACCCCCGAGTTTGCGGATCTGGCGGCCCTGTCGGAGGGTGACCGGTGTCCCTCCTGTGGGGGTGACCTACGGGGTCGGCTGGCCCGGGTTGTTGGGGAGTGTGTGATCCCCGACGACCCGGGGGATTTGGGCTTTGTCTGTTCCTCCAGGGAGGGCCGTGTCCAGTATCGTCCCTCCGCTCTTTACCGGGTGGACCTTGAGGCACTTCATTTGGCATTGGAGGAGATGGGAGTTGGACCTGTTTGA
- the hisC gene encoding histidinol-phosphate transaminase: MTVVPKRSLMSLEPYDPGPLPRDLAASLGRPVIPLNANESPYGHSPSAEDRILKVLREGLNRYPDPLARELRGALSRHWGLPEDCFLVDNGLDGVITLLGITFLEEGDEVLHGGVTFSVYRSLAGRLGARSVEVPMRGDWSLDLKGFAERITPRTKLVFLCNPNNPTGTVFSHGELQEFLEKVPPGVLVVCDEAYGDFADLPDFPRTAEMIAQRDNLVMLRTFSKAYGLAGLRVGYIAGSKRVISHMRRAKEPYSVNALALAGALGALEDMGFLRSVVERVIREREELQGGLSALGVSFVRSYGNFVFLLFGASSDRVFHGLVERGIMVRHYGPLGAVRVTVGRPEENRAFLDALKEVLLEVRLG, from the coding sequence GTGACGGTGGTCCCCAAGAGGTCCTTGATGTCCCTTGAGCCCTACGATCCAGGTCCCCTGCCCAGGGATTTGGCGGCCTCCCTGGGCAGGCCCGTGATCCCCCTCAACGCCAACGAGAGCCCCTACGGGCACTCCCCCAGTGCGGAGGACCGGATTCTTAAGGTCCTGAGGGAGGGGCTCAACCGCTATCCCGACCCGCTGGCCCGGGAGCTTCGGGGGGCCCTATCCCGTCATTGGGGGCTGCCGGAGGACTGCTTCCTGGTGGACAACGGCCTTGACGGGGTCATAACCCTGCTGGGGATAACATTCCTGGAAGAGGGGGACGAAGTCCTTCACGGCGGGGTCACCTTCTCGGTCTACCGTTCGCTGGCGGGAAGGCTGGGCGCCAGGTCCGTGGAGGTCCCCATGAGGGGTGACTGGTCCTTGGACCTCAAGGGTTTCGCGGAGCGGATAACCCCAAGGACCAAGCTGGTGTTCCTGTGCAACCCCAACAACCCCACCGGCACGGTCTTCTCCCACGGGGAGCTGCAGGAGTTCCTGGAAAAGGTGCCCCCCGGCGTGTTGGTGGTATGTGACGAGGCCTATGGGGACTTCGCGGACCTTCCGGACTTTCCGCGTACCGCGGAGATGATAGCTCAAAGGGATAACCTGGTGATGCTGCGCACCTTCTCGAAGGCCTACGGTCTTGCGGGGCTCCGGGTGGGATATATAGCAGGTTCGAAGCGAGTCATATCCCACATGAGAAGAGCCAAGGAGCCCTATTCGGTGAACGCCCTGGCGCTGGCCGGCGCCTTGGGGGCCCTGGAGGACATGGGTTTCCTCAGGTCCGTGGTGGAGCGGGTGATACGGGAGAGGGAGGAGCTTCAAGGGGGGCTTTCGGCCTTGGGCGTCAGCTTCGTCAGGTCCTACGGGAACTTCGTCTTCCTGCTGTTCGGGGCCTCGTCGGATCGGGTGTTTCACGGGCTCGTTGAAAGGGGCATAATGGTAAGACACTACGGGCCTTTGGGGGCCGTGAGGGTCACCGTGGGGCGACCGGAGGAGAACCGGGCCTTTCTCGATGCCCTCAAGGAGGTCCTTTTGGAGGTGAGGCTAGGTTGA
- a CDS encoding HAD family hydrolase → MVDGIIFDVDGTLVDVKDSYPRVIRRAVSWGWEALGGVVDCEAYTEEHERVTKGHRAFNDDYDIPWAMLCMASRRGVGSLKEAFPTPEEWKNELTLFDGDDPVEWVLERFGEPDPGFQFREAVRSFCDRLYVEGIDCEPYYTYERPLIKRSFKDIPLPVGIYTGRPWRELDLALKLLGWEDFPRDLVVPLDSGIVKPSPLGLEVLCERLGISNPAFFGDAESDRAALEAFGRGMFIAVGDWAQGAHRRFASVEEGLDWVLGGGVS, encoded by the coding sequence ATGGTGGACGGGATAATATTCGATGTGGATGGCACCCTGGTGGACGTGAAGGACTCTTATCCTCGGGTGATCCGGCGGGCGGTGTCGTGGGGCTGGGAGGCCTTAGGGGGCGTGGTGGACTGTGAGGCCTACACGGAGGAGCACGAACGGGTCACCAAGGGGCATAGGGCCTTCAACGACGACTATGACATCCCCTGGGCCATGCTGTGCATGGCGAGCCGCAGGGGTGTTGGGAGCCTCAAGGAGGCTTTTCCCACCCCCGAGGAGTGGAAGAACGAGTTGACCTTATTTGACGGTGATGATCCGGTGGAGTGGGTGCTCGAAAGGTTTGGGGAGCCCGACCCGGGGTTTCAGTTCCGCGAAGCGGTGAGGAGCTTCTGCGACAGGCTCTACGTGGAGGGCATAGACTGCGAGCCCTATTACACCTACGAGAGGCCCTTGATAAAGCGGTCCTTCAAGGACATTCCGCTGCCCGTGGGGATATACACCGGCAGGCCCTGGAGGGAGCTGGATCTGGCCTTAAAGCTCCTGGGGTGGGAGGATTTCCCCCGGGACCTTGTGGTGCCCCTTGACTCCGGGATAGTGAAGCCCTCTCCGCTTGGGCTTGAGGTGCTCTGCGAGAGGCTTGGGATATCCAACCCCGCTTTCTTCGGCGATGCGGAGAGCGACAGGGCCGCCCTGGAGGCCTTTGGGCGGGGGATGTTCATCGCCGTTGGGGACTGGGCCCAGGGGGCCCATAGGAGGTTTGCGTCCGTTGAGGAGGGACTTGACTGGGTTTTGGGGGGTGGGGTCTCGTGA
- a CDS encoding ATP phosphoribosyltransferase regulatory subunit gives MRPPKGCLDPHEDLAFSMELCRGRGIQVLLSHGYRPVCPPSLQRLDSLMEVLEPPKAASIIALTSPHGEACALNFDVTISAVLKLVRQKAPEERPLRICYAERAYRKPEPPGEDFESYQLGAEIIGWDGEGADCEALFLASLALTEMGIQSPTFALGNPSLISRIFKGLPRDAARSLTGCLKRRDFTSYVRMVDQLGPQWRGLKDIPDLRGGAEVLEALWDREGIREDRAYLELKRLWDFANQWGIKAILDLSLTRNPDYYSGPVFDFYDPNGMPLGGGGRYDGLLKRCGVIGQAVGFSIDLKATGQASSLKMRAPAAMVWCAPLPPLTALEFTRRLSQQGIPFEISWHQRPQQSMEAARIKGIPWWLDPSAGLALNLVDKRRSTVSRFMEEVVSQC, from the coding sequence ATGAGACCCCCAAAGGGATGCCTTGACCCCCATGAAGACCTGGCCTTCTCCATGGAGCTCTGCAGGGGCAGGGGGATCCAAGTCCTCTTAAGCCACGGCTACAGGCCTGTGTGCCCCCCCTCCCTCCAGCGGCTGGACAGCCTCATGGAGGTCCTGGAGCCTCCAAAGGCGGCTTCCATCATAGCCCTCACATCCCCACACGGGGAAGCCTGTGCACTGAACTTCGACGTCACCATTTCGGCGGTGCTCAAACTGGTTCGCCAGAAGGCCCCGGAGGAGCGCCCCTTGCGGATATGCTACGCCGAGAGGGCCTACAGGAAACCGGAACCCCCGGGGGAGGACTTCGAGTCCTATCAGCTCGGGGCGGAGATAATCGGATGGGACGGGGAAGGGGCGGACTGCGAGGCCCTCTTCCTGGCCAGCCTGGCCTTGACAGAGATGGGGATCCAATCCCCTACCTTCGCCCTGGGGAACCCTTCCCTCATATCCAGGATCTTCAAGGGGCTCCCCAGGGACGCCGCCCGATCCCTTACCGGGTGTCTTAAAAGGAGGGACTTCACCTCCTACGTGCGCATGGTGGACCAGCTGGGCCCCCAATGGAGGGGGCTAAAAGACATACCGGACCTGCGAGGCGGAGCGGAGGTGCTCGAAGCCCTATGGGACAGGGAGGGGATACGGGAAGACCGGGCCTACCTGGAACTCAAGAGGCTTTGGGACTTCGCAAACCAGTGGGGCATAAAGGCCATCCTGGATCTTTCCCTCACCAGGAACCCGGACTACTACAGCGGGCCGGTCTTCGACTTCTACGACCCCAACGGCATGCCCCTGGGGGGAGGGGGCCGGTACGACGGGCTGCTCAAGCGATGCGGCGTGATAGGGCAGGCGGTGGGGTTCTCCATAGACCTCAAGGCCACCGGGCAAGCCTCTTCCCTCAAGATGCGGGCCCCGGCGGCGATGGTGTGGTGCGCCCCGCTGCCGCCCTTAACCGCCCTGGAGTTCACCCGGCGGCTGAGCCAACAGGGTATCCCCTTCGAGATAAGCTGGCATCAACGCCCCCAGCAATCCATGGAGGCCGCGAGGATCAAGGGCATCCCCTGGTGGCTTGATCCCTCCGCCGGGCTCGCGCTGAACCTAGTGGACAAGCGCAGGAGCACCGTGAGCCGCTTCATGGAGGAGGTGGTGTCCCAATGCTGA
- the hisG gene encoding ATP phosphoribosyltransferase, with the protein MLTLALPTGRSQQECLDLLKRCRIVPKDIRAEQRELEIVTEGMRIILVKPQDVPTMVHMGFAQLGLAGYDVILESCARVVDVLDTGLSRCDMVLAGPPCARELLITPHPPFQLKVATKYVNTAEKVLPERGMKALTVPMHGSVEIAPALGIADIIMDIVQTGSTLRANGLVVLEHLFPVSIHLIGHPGALETRWDEISRIAKAIREGGKSP; encoded by the coding sequence ATGCTGACCTTGGCGCTCCCCACCGGCAGGTCCCAACAAGAATGTCTGGACCTGCTCAAGAGATGCCGCATCGTCCCCAAGGACATCAGGGCGGAGCAAAGGGAGCTGGAGATCGTCACCGAGGGCATGAGGATCATCCTGGTGAAACCCCAGGACGTGCCCACCATGGTGCACATGGGGTTCGCCCAGCTGGGACTCGCGGGCTATGACGTCATCCTGGAGTCCTGCGCCAGGGTCGTGGACGTGCTGGACACCGGATTGTCCCGCTGCGACATGGTCCTCGCAGGACCCCCTTGTGCCAGGGAACTCCTGATAACCCCACATCCCCCATTCCAGCTGAAAGTGGCCACCAAGTACGTGAACACCGCGGAAAAGGTGCTTCCCGAGAGGGGGATGAAGGCCCTCACGGTCCCCATGCACGGCTCAGTGGAGATAGCCCCGGCCCTGGGCATAGCGGACATCATAATGGACATCGTCCAAACCGGCTCCACCCTAAGGGCCAACGGCCTGGTGGTGCTGGAACACCTGTTCCCCGTGTCCATCCACCTAATAGGACATCCGGGGGCCCTTGAGACCCGCTGGGACGAGATAAGCCGGATCGCCAAGGCAATACGGGAAGGGGGGAAGTCCCCATGA
- a CDS encoding imidazoleglycerol-phosphate dehydratase, whose protein sequence is MIASLERTTRETRVAITMKHPGEGRFEVLMERSFLTHMLEALCLNCRMDLSGSAEGDTHVDMHHLTEDLGIVMGQCLLRIWPTEPRRRYGWCVLPMDESLVRAAVDLSGRPGAYFSGELRHGLIGTFDSELTFEFFRALATEARLTLHLDVLKCSNLHHGVEGCFKCVGRALGEALKPGGPMSTKGVMEV, encoded by the coding sequence ATGATCGCATCGCTGGAAAGGACCACCCGGGAGACCCGGGTTGCAATCACCATGAAGCACCCCGGGGAAGGCCGTTTTGAGGTCCTCATGGAACGGTCGTTCCTAACCCACATGCTGGAAGCCCTGTGCCTCAACTGCCGCATGGACCTCAGCGGAAGCGCAGAAGGGGACACCCATGTGGACATGCACCACCTCACCGAGGACCTGGGCATCGTGATGGGACAGTGCCTGCTGAGGATATGGCCCACCGAACCCCGGCGTCGCTACGGATGGTGCGTGCTACCCATGGACGAATCCCTGGTACGGGCGGCGGTGGACCTATCGGGAAGGCCCGGGGCTTACTTCTCCGGGGAGCTCCGCCACGGCCTCATAGGCACCTTCGACTCGGAGCTCACCTTCGAGTTCTTCCGGGCCCTCGCCACGGAGGCCCGGCTGACGCTGCACCTGGACGTGCTTAAGTGCTCAAACCTGCACCACGGGGTCGAGGGGTGCTTCAAATGCGTAGGCAGAGCCCTGGGAGAGGCCCTGAAGCCCGGGGGGCCCATGAGCACCAAGGGGGTGATGGAAGTTTGA